In Moorella sp. Hama-1, a single genomic region encodes these proteins:
- a CDS encoding ABC transporter permease, giving the protein MLKQCLAIMRREVFYLWRDRGLRNILLWGSLIGLVLFYATYSAQVLKDIPTAVADLDNSSASRDLVEKIGQAEYLNLVASVASYDDLQELIKQGKAVVGVVIPENFARDVALGRQTRVLAIIDGSNMIYATNASAALLTVTRTVGAQAGVSALVARGVQLQQAKEAYQAIDFSEEPWFNPALNYAYFLVLALALNIWQQCCTLAACLNVIGERGMKSWLQIKASGISKFRFFASKSIAQVFIFMAIVLPLYILAFGVFKLPLNCSWPSFLLFTLAFAIDIHSIGTLASSFARNAVDAARFGMIIALPSFVLSGYTWPLEAMPYYLQRIARILPQTWFFQGLNYFACKNAGWNLMSHYILVMLAVAAVCYGAAAIFIARS; this is encoded by the coding sequence ATGCTTAAACAATGCCTGGCAATTATGCGGCGCGAAGTGTTTTACCTCTGGCGAGACAGGGGTTTGCGCAACATCCTCCTCTGGGGCTCTTTAATCGGGCTAGTATTATTCTATGCCACCTACAGTGCCCAGGTATTAAAGGATATCCCCACGGCAGTCGCCGACCTGGACAACTCCAGCGCCAGCCGCGATCTGGTGGAGAAGATAGGCCAGGCGGAATATTTAAATCTGGTCGCCTCGGTCGCGAGTTACGACGATCTGCAGGAGTTAATTAAGCAGGGGAAAGCCGTCGTGGGCGTCGTCATCCCTGAAAACTTCGCCAGGGACGTGGCCCTCGGCCGGCAGACGCGGGTGCTGGCGATTATTGACGGCAGCAACATGATCTACGCCACCAATGCCTCCGCCGCCTTATTGACCGTTACCCGCACCGTCGGCGCCCAGGCCGGCGTCAGCGCCCTGGTGGCCCGGGGAGTTCAATTGCAACAAGCTAAAGAAGCCTACCAGGCCATTGATTTCAGCGAGGAACCGTGGTTCAACCCGGCCCTCAACTACGCCTACTTCCTCGTCCTGGCCCTGGCTTTAAACATCTGGCAGCAGTGCTGCACCCTGGCGGCGTGCCTGAACGTCATCGGCGAACGGGGTATGAAGAGCTGGTTGCAAATCAAGGCCAGCGGTATTTCCAAATTTCGATTTTTCGCCAGCAAATCGATAGCCCAGGTATTTATCTTCATGGCCATCGTTTTGCCCTTGTATATCCTGGCCTTCGGCGTCTTTAAGCTGCCCCTTAACTGTAGCTGGCCGTCCTTTCTCCTCTTCACCCTGGCTTTCGCCATAGACATTCACAGCATCGGCACCCTGGCGTCCAGTTTCGCCCGCAACGCCGTCGACGCAGCCAGGTTCGGCATGATTATCGCCCTGCCCTCCTTTGTGCTGTCAGGCTACACCTGGCCCCTGGAGGCCATGCCCTATTACCTCCAGCGGATCGCCAGGATACTGCCCCAGACGTGGTTCTTCCAGGGGTTAAACTACTTCGCCTGCAAAAACGCCGGTTGGAATTTGATGTCCCATTATATACTAGTCATGCTGGCCGTCGCCGCCGTATGCTATGGAGCAGCGGCTATCTTTATCGCGCGGAGTTAG
- a CDS encoding ABC transporter permease, giving the protein MRQLLNIAHYEMLHIFKEKILFLMVFLVPLGYAALFGAAYVTAVLNNVPIAIVDLDDSKLSREIAAAFANSPHFRVVDDIKTYQELQEGMKNGRVRAGVVIPEHFEQDMAQHTLTRVLTVYDGSNLIWGYNTRKYIREVFNEFSASNTASYLADMGYNKNDIRSIMDTVSLNTEVWYNPTFSYANFLYMGLIMIILHQIGLLSVSLTITREKERKTWLQFLSAPVPAWKIFAGKAIPYFTANFFNYALLLWFASRFVHVKIGGSLALILLLGILYDLIITSAGFFISAHAPNSLQVTRYLMLLSVPFFMISGYTWPGTHIPAGINYLARLLPFTWMAQGFRQVTLKELNLSYIFPYILALVLMAVLAVLPAITFTKRAKPRQEGGLSINGGASYPGR; this is encoded by the coding sequence ATGAGGCAGCTCCTCAACATCGCCCACTACGAAATGCTCCATATTTTTAAAGAGAAAATCCTTTTTTTAATGGTTTTCCTGGTCCCCCTCGGCTACGCCGCCCTTTTCGGCGCCGCCTATGTCACCGCCGTCCTTAACAACGTACCTATAGCCATCGTCGACCTGGATGACTCAAAACTCAGCCGGGAAATAGCAGCCGCCTTTGCCAACAGCCCCCACTTCCGGGTGGTGGACGACATAAAGACCTACCAGGAGCTTCAGGAGGGGATGAAAAATGGCAGGGTGCGGGCTGGCGTGGTCATCCCGGAACACTTTGAGCAGGATATGGCCCAGCACACCTTGACCCGGGTCCTGACCGTTTACGACGGCTCCAATTTAATCTGGGGTTACAACACCCGCAAATACATTCGCGAAGTATTTAACGAGTTCAGCGCCAGCAACACAGCCTCCTACCTGGCGGACATGGGTTATAACAAAAACGATATCCGCTCCATTATGGACACGGTTTCCCTGAACACCGAGGTCTGGTACAACCCCACATTCAGCTACGCCAACTTCTTATATATGGGTTTAATCATGATTATTCTGCACCAGATCGGCCTCCTCAGCGTCAGCCTGACCATCACCCGGGAGAAGGAGCGGAAAACCTGGCTACAATTTTTAAGCGCCCCCGTACCAGCCTGGAAAATCTTCGCCGGTAAAGCCATCCCCTATTTCACCGCCAACTTCTTTAATTACGCCCTCCTGCTCTGGTTTGCGTCCCGCTTCGTCCACGTGAAGATCGGCGGCTCCCTGGCTTTAATCCTTTTACTCGGCATACTTTACGACTTGATCATTACCAGTGCCGGCTTTTTCATTTCCGCTCACGCGCCCAACTCTTTACAGGTGACCAGGTACCTGATGCTGCTCTCCGTCCCCTTCTTCATGATTTCCGGTTACACCTGGCCTGGCACCCACATCCCGGCCGGCATTAATTACCTGGCCCGGCTGCTACCCTTCACCTGGATGGCCCAGGGCTTCCGGCAGGTCACCCTGAAGGAGCTAAACCTGAGCTATATTTTCCCGTACATCTTGGCCTTAGTCCTGATGGCCGTCCTGGCGGTGTTGCCGGCTATTACCTTTACTAAACGGGCAAAGCCGCGTCAAGAAGGTGGGCTGTCGATTAACGGCGGCGCCTCGTACCCTGGGCGCTGA
- a CDS encoding TetR/AcrR family transcriptional regulator, whose protein sequence is MERRGKGSRDRILTAAEAVFAAKGIDGARVDEIASLAQINKRMLYHYFNSKEELYTYVLKVNFERSLAAGKKAFSEKGDLKQQVAAAIRNYFYYLAANPNYPRLMAWEALQGGNYARMVLPKIWEEGLPSLKAILEEGIARGVFRPDLDPKQILTSINTLCSSYITNKDILAILWEEDPLSPGNREERLKHIIDLILRSIVI, encoded by the coding sequence ATGGAAAGGAGAGGAAAGGGCAGCCGGGATCGGATCTTGACTGCCGCCGAAGCGGTCTTTGCCGCCAAGGGCATCGATGGGGCGCGGGTAGACGAAATAGCAAGCCTGGCGCAGATAAATAAGCGCATGCTCTACCACTATTTTAACAGCAAAGAAGAGCTGTATACCTACGTCCTCAAGGTAAACTTTGAGCGGAGCCTGGCCGCCGGGAAAAAAGCCTTCAGCGAAAAAGGCGATCTGAAGCAGCAGGTCGCGGCGGCCATCCGCAATTACTTTTATTATCTGGCCGCCAATCCCAATTATCCCCGGCTCATGGCCTGGGAAGCCCTGCAAGGGGGCAACTATGCCCGGATGGTGCTGCCAAAGATCTGGGAAGAAGGGCTGCCCAGCCTCAAAGCCATCCTCGAAGAAGGCATCGCCCGGGGCGTATTTCGCCCCGACCTGGACCCCAAACAAATTCTGACCAGCATCAACACCCTCTGCTCCAGCTATATTACCAACAAGGACATCCTGGCCATCCTCTGGGAAGAAGACCCCTTAAGCCCCGGCAATAGGGAAGAAAGGTTAAAACATATTATCGATCTCATTTTACGCAGCATCGTAATATAA
- a CDS encoding putative toxin-antitoxin system toxin component, PIN family, producing MKKIVFDTNVLVSAIGWEGPPHRLLEACLHGRLKLYTSTALLEELSKVLARPKLKVIAGHPDLPVILTWLASPEQIVIPEFEPNVITRDPADNKVLACALAAKADAIISGDEHLIDLRVYNEIKILRASEACKMWNI from the coding sequence TTGAAAAAGATCGTTTTTGATACGAATGTTTTGGTATCAGCAATCGGATGGGAGGGTCCTCCCCATAGACTTTTAGAAGCCTGCCTGCACGGCAGGTTAAAGCTATATACCAGCACTGCTTTGCTGGAAGAATTGAGCAAAGTGTTAGCCCGGCCAAAACTTAAGGTTATTGCCGGGCATCCCGATTTGCCAGTCATTCTTACATGGTTGGCTTCACCAGAGCAAATAGTCATCCCCGAATTTGAGCCGAACGTAATAACCAGAGATCCTGCTGATAATAAAGTACTGGCCTGTGCCCTGGCGGCTAAAGCCGATGCCATTATTTCAGGAGATGAGCATTTAATAGATCTCCGAGTCTATAATGAGATAAAAATTTTAAGGGCTTCAGAGGCATGTAAAATGTGGAATATTTAA
- a CDS encoding type II toxin-antitoxin system Phd/YefM family antitoxin gives MAENIIFRIEVILYFYLSAGRDFLLPESKTFLTIIYFNLKIKLEVNLMEEILGVEEARRKLGRLVTQVAQKREPIIIIHKAKEKAVLLSYEEYKQLQKLSASNAAQTVSKALKNIQEAVKKANLEQDVIESAILEVRTT, from the coding sequence ATGGCAGAGAACATTATTTTCAGGATAGAAGTTATTCTTTACTTCTATTTGTCAGCCGGGCGCGATTTCCTCCTGCCGGAGTCCAAAACCTTCTTGACAATTATATATTTTAATCTTAAGATTAAGCTAGAGGTGAACCTTATGGAAGAGATCCTTGGCGTTGAAGAAGCAAGGCGAAAATTAGGTAGGTTGGTTACTCAGGTCGCGCAAAAAAGGGAACCGATAATCATAATCCACAAGGCAAAGGAAAAAGCTGTTTTATTGAGCTACGAAGAATATAAACAACTACAAAAGCTATCGGCTTCCAATGCCGCGCAAACAGTAAGTAAGGCGTTGAAAAATATCCAGGAAGCGGTAAAAAAAGCAAACTTGGAACAGGATGTCATCGAGAGCGCCATCCTTGAGGTGCGTACCACTTGA